AACCCTCAAATGGTTTTGTGTGTATGAGTATAGACATAGTCCTAGAATGGTTTGTTATTGTCTGTcagtcttttcctttcccttctctccagtcCATTTGGTGTGACATTTCCAGTGCCCTTTGTCGTGGAATATTTGCATGTAACATAACTATTTCATTTGGAAACTGCTGAAagttcaaagcatttttctactagcaaatggttttccttccatttcAAAGCTAACAATGACGTATTTCTCATCTTTATCCGTCTTGAGTTTTTTGTCCTCCTTCAGAGGAAAAGGGAGCTTTTCAGTAACTGAAGTGTGCTTTTTGAATGCTTTCTAGAAATGCATCTCTGGAAAGCTTTGTAGCTGTGCTGTGTAGTCATTAGATGCTAGCTTAGCGCTCTTcaatgtttgttttctccatgCCTCTTCCGCTGCAGTGTATTAGGCTTTTGTACGCATTTACAGTCAGATAGGGAATAACCTTTTCACCTTCTTTCAGGAACAGAAAGGAATATTGACTCATGATTTCAGTCCTTTAGATATTTCTGTGCATCTGGTTTTGCAGATATTCAGGATATTGCAGTTTACAAAAGTGAGTTGTTCTGTCTGCATACAAATGGAAAAGTTGTTCATCTCTCCCTCCTGCTGGTAGACCGCTGCATAGAGCGTCTGATGAGAAGAGGGTTCTGGACCCTTGCTGCCAGGGTCTGTTGTCTCTTCCaaaatgcaattatttcttGCAGAGTAAGTAAATACCTCTTTGTAAATGTGCAGTGCCATTTCACTCTGTTTCTTGCCCCCATTTTTCTTTGAGTTTCATAGGGTTttgagattaattttttttgtgtttttaaaaagtattccAAGCATTCTAGTTTAAAGATGAAAATTAGCCTGCATGTATGgtactttctgcttttcacatgTACTTTAGAAATAATAATGCTTCTATTTCACTGTGTACTTTTAGGCAAGAAAAAATTTGCCTTTAGACAGACTGGAGCACTTAAAGTCTCAGCTGGATGCCTCAACCCAACAAGATCTTACTCTGCAACTGGAAGAACTGATTTCAAAGTTGGAACCTCTGGATTCTGCATGCAGCAGTAGAAGGAGTAGTATTTCATCTCATGTATGTATATAGGTAGTGCCAAATACGTTACCTGCGGATTTTATCTTTAGGGCTTAAAATCACTTTGAGGTTGAGGCTTTCATTTTTACCATATCTACTATAGTTGATAATGCTATTTTCTAAAATTAGGTGGGGTAGAGAGGTACGAAATACTACTGCTTGCATTCTTTAAGCTTTCAGATCACTGCcttttttccatgttattttGTGGCTAATGGTTGAGATATAGACAAAGATTGATCAAAGAAGGCTTTCTCCACAGCTGAGGTTAGTATCCTAACATGCTTCATTTAAGGTCATCTTGACTAAAACTGTAGTTTTCTGTGGTGAAAACTGAATGTCTGAACCCACAGAACAATCCTAGTCCTATGAAACTTAAGCAGAAAacagttaaggaaaaaaaatcatagaatacttagggttggaaaggaccttaagatcatcaagttccaacacccctgccatgggcagggacatctcacactaaaccatgtcactcaaggctctgtccaacctggccttgaacaccgccagggatggagcattcacaacttccctgggcaacccattccagtgcctcaccaccctcacagtaaagaacttcttccttatagccaatctaaacttaccttgtttaagttttaacctgttaccccttgtcctatcactacagtccctaatgaagagtccatccccagcatccttataggtccccttcagatgctggaatcAAAGTATGTGTCTAATATTCTTTTACATGTACATCTGTGCTTTGTCTTAGCTTCTCAGCAGCTTttcaagaaaagggaaatatttcatAGTTAATACAGTATCAGCTGCCACTTTCACTTCAACAGTGAAAAGTTAACTTTTCAAagtaaagttaaaaaaaccaaagtaaCGTAAATTCTATCTTGATGTGGTAGACAGGTGTTTTTTTCATTAGCAGATGGAAAGTAAACCTCATAAACTTACCATAAGCAAAAGAATGTATGTATGTCCTGGAACTAAAGTTTAGTAGGATCTGTAAGTGTGCTAAGTGGGTATGGTTAACAAGCAAAAAGGAATATGGGCTCTTGGGTGCACAGGTGCAAAGGGATAAAGTGACAATCTTGGATTCAGGACTTAAGGAGAGATGATTTTGCCTTGTACCAACCAAGTACATCAGTTGCTTGCAGGCTTCTTTCCTGAAAGCAGTTGCAGCATATACATCTTTATAAAGTCACTGGGCTGCACACTTAGTGCCACCTGTGTACTTTTCCATTCTGCATATGTCAAAAATACGCTGTTATATAGGACTTTTCCAGACTGTGAATTGTGAAGTGCTGTGAGGTTACTTGTGTGGGTATGGTTGGTTTAGTTCATTGCAGGAAGTTTAACAAGGAAGTACAACCTGTACAACATCTAACTCTTCTCCCTTGTCTGACAGGAAAGTTTCAGTGTCTTAGACTCTGGAATATATCGTGTTATCAGCCGAAGAGGCAGTCAGTCAGATGAAGATTCAAATTCTCTCCACAGTCAAACATTCTCAGAAGATGAGAGACTTAAAGAATTTCCTGCACACCAGGAAGATGAGCAAGTAGAACTTGGTAATGtttcttaatgaaaataatgttatttgGATGCAATTTCTACTTAGTTTATAATAATTTGATTGGGTTGGCTCTATATTCTTACTTTCCATTATCATGATCTCCATGATTTAAATTCTGTAATTTAATCAATGGGAACAGTCACCCCAGCTTCCAGTCAAACTCTTTCCTGAAACATTGTGGTGAAATGCTGGCTTCACAGAAATCTTaagcttaaaaagaaacaaaacccagagaaacaagacaaaaatatcCAGAGGGCTTTTACCAAGCTGGGACTTCACTCAAATTTCACCTTCCCAATCCCTCAATGTGCAATTCAGCATTAATGCTAAGATTCTTTCAGCAGACTATGTCAGTGTTAATTGAGCCTTGAATGAGGTACTTTAGCTGGTGCTGTCCTTACAGTAATATTTGTACCAGGAAAGAATTGCTTAATCTTGGCTCTGACTTTatatttcttcaggaaaaccaGTAGGTTTACTGTGTTCTTAACTTCATTCCAAGGTTTCCTTTGCAGGGGGACCGTCTCTTACATGTGTAGAAGGGTTTATAGAATGTTAATAACTAACATTTAGACCATCCAGGGAgcttttttttaactctctcCTAAAAAGTAGCTGTTGCTGGACGAAAGCTAAATGGACAGTAGTGGTCTTGTTCTCTGCTGTggttgggatggggaggggatgcAGAAACCTGGCATGATGAGGAGCTGGCTTAGTTCCAGGTATGCTAGAGAGGCTTTCCAATAAAAAGGCTGCTTTTTAGCTTCTGCAGAGAGTAGATGCCAGTTGAGGATGGAGAGAATTTGGATGCTTTTCTGGGGAAAACTGCACTGGGGAGGGAGAGCATAAAGATTAGTATTTACTTCCCTATTTGTCAGTAGTGTTGTCCTGCTGACTAAGCTGCATGCTGTTGGTAGCACTTACTTTTACATGTGCATCTTGTATCACCATAAAGCCAAGAAAACTTGGAAGGGTGTGTATAATTTCCAGtattaaaactaaaatgaagGGATTcagttttttaatttcagaagatAGAGAAGTTGTATCTGGTCAACAAGAGACAACAAATTTGCTGATTATTTCCAAGTATAGAAGTTCTATATGCTTCTTGAAGCATGTgtacttaaacaggggaagtttagattggatataaggaagaaatgctttactgttagggtggtaagacactggaatgggttgcccagggaggttgtgaatgctccatccctggtagtgttcaaggccaggttggacagagccttgggtggcatggtttagtgggaggtgtccttgccagtggcagggggattggaacgaGACGGTattggggtcctttccaaccccaactattctatgattctgtttaaGAAAATGGATTTAGTCTTTCCCTGCTCACATTTACGCAAGATGTCATCAGTTTTTACATTTCTAATATGCATAATGAACAAAAGCAGCCTTATTTACAGGCAATCATATAATCACTTGTGACATTTAGGCACTATCTAGATGATGTGGATTCTCATGGTAGAATTTCTGTAACTGCAGAGCATCTTTCGCTCTCAACAGTGCAGGCAGTGTTGACTGTTGCAAAATGCACTGTTGCCCTTACTTAAAAggatccttttttcttttttacatcaCTTAAAGATACAGCGTGTATGTTTGTACCAGGAAATGATTACTCAAAACACATTGTAGATACTGCCAGGGATATAAGAGAGAAAAGGCAATAGTCAGTGATTCTGTATTTCCTGTGGTTCTTATCAAATGCCAGAGAGCTATGGGCTCAATTATATCTTTAAGTCTGTTCAGATAAAAGGGTGATATATACCTTAACCATGGCTTTTATGTCTCTGTGTGCTAATACATGATTTAGATTTTAGGAAATCATGCATTGTAAATTACGTATGCCATAATACTTCATTTTCCTAGATGTTTAAATAACTGGCAGTAGATAAAATCAAGATTTTTGTCCCTTAAATGAACTGTAAGTCTACTTGTAGAAGATCATTTTCATACAGTTGTTGATCATAATTTGCTTTGTTATAGAGCCAAAAGACTGTTAACAAAGCAGACTTACTAGGTCCAAAGTCAGTAATAAAATGGCCCTTGAAACCAAGTAGCACTTTTCTGGCTCCACACATACCTgaatattaaagagaaaaatatctcaTGCAGGTTATCCATTTATGAATTAGTGACTTGCAGTTTGTTTCACTGTTCCATTTTTGTCAGGTCACTGTTTCATGACTCTTTATTTCAATTCCATTTGTTAGACAACGTATCTCATACATCTGTGACGGTTGAGGCTGACCGGAATgagacatttcttccattcagtATTCCTTTGTCATTTCGTTCCCCATCTCCTCTCGTCTCTCTCCAAGCTGTCAAAGAAAGGTAAAACTTGCAGCAGGTTCACCCGTCCATTacatctttcccttttctgtccTCTGAATTTGTAGCATTGTCTAGTTCATGCTGTGTTCTGCAAAAATGTAACATCTGAACTGAAACACTGGAGATGCAGTCAAGTTTGCTAGACTATTTAGAGCTTCTCAAATGAAGTTAGAAAGAACTGCTGTTAACTTCAGTGGAGCCAAGATTTCAacctctgctttgaaatggctAAGGATGCTTAAATGACTGAGAATGTTTAACATTGCCTTGTGAACTGTGGTTGTGGTTTGTCTTTAAAGCAAACTTCCTGAATATTGGTTTGggattttgcttttctggtACTTAGATTTCTTATGAATGAGTGAAGGCTTCTGATGTTGTTTAGGgacaaacattaaaatattcaaaGCATGCTAGATAGTGCTAAAACACAGCTGCAAAGTATACTGCATGGTCTGCTCTTTCTCCATATGCACCTTTCAGTGAAACTAAGCAATTTCCCAAGTGTTTATGTAGTTATAGTAGCTTATGCCTAGTGCAAGTAAATATGGTAATGTCTCTTCTATGCAAAAATCAAATTGCTGTTCTAAAACCTGCTTTAAAAAgcagggacacacacacactcatgtAAAGGAGATGGcgttaaaaacataaaaaattgaaaaaaattatgtatgtTAGTTTCTGAGGTAAAATGTTGCTGGCCCATAATGATGGTGTGAGAAGTTGCATAGCCCTCCCTTAATAACTTAGGTATGTGAATTATGTCCTGCAACAGAAGACTGTAGCTGCTGTCAATTGAATAAGGATCTCAGAATAACCttgttttgaatgttttgaATTCTTTAAACTGTAAGCAAATTTTAGGACTTTACCAGTAAGAAGTGTTTctgttaataataattaaatattcaaGTATTTATTCAATTTATAATTAAATACATTACTATCACacttaaaattgatttttaagtTGACCTTTAATCCTTCTGTATATTAAAGTCCAATTGTTTTGTGctctcttctgcagcagccttCATCTTTTGCTATACTGCAGTGTAGTAAAAGATGCCATATGCTCTGGCAAGCAAGTAAAtggttgcttttttcttttttcttgatgCTCTTAAACTAGTTCTTGGCCAGAAAGCAAGCAGCTGATTTTTATGATCAACTGTGGATGACATAGTTCCTTTCATGGCAGTGGTAGAAATAATTGGGTTTTGGTATGTTCACTGGGCTTCCTCTTGAATAAAATGTTCACTGGGCTTCCTCTTGGATAAAATACCTGAAGGGTTAGGAACTGATGACATGACAAGGACATTTATAGTGAGCTCTGTAATCTGAAGAATTAATTTGGAGTACTGTGAAACTGTTTCTTACCCCAAGAGGGACATAATTTCCTAATGATGCTTTGTTTATAAGCTTTAAAATGCAGTGTGGCTGACCTGCATTTATTTGCATTCAAATACATGTCCTGATATAAGCACTAATGTTAATATGTGATCCTGTCTCTCCAGcagcaaaaaaaccaaagtcTTCAGTACTTCAGGTTTTTATTCTGTGCTGAAAGTATGGACCATGACTGAAGTAAGAATTTTGAGCAGCTTATTAGTGAGTTTTGTTCTTGTTGGTCATTCATGCTCTCAACCTTTTCTCAAGAATTCTTCAGATTATAAAGTTTTCTGAAATCATGGTTTGAATGGAAAGAAAGTGATTTGTTCGTATTTGTACTCcccattttaaatgtttgaacTTCTGACTCCTAGTGTTTCCAGCTTTGTACGCAAAACTACTGAAAAGATTGGCACACTTCATATAAGCCCTGATGCTAGAGGAAGGCAAGAAGCAAAGGATGACGAGCAGCTGCAGGAGTTGAATGTTAATCTGGAAGCACCTccccaggaaaagaaagagtgaGTACAAAAGTTATCTTTTCTTAGCAGATGCGTTTGCTGAATGTTCTGAGGATAGCAGAAAAAGCACTGTTTCAGGTAGAACGAGGAGCTGCCTTCATTACTATGCCGGGTTTCACTGGTTCTCCCTGAGTCTTTTCCTAGAAGCGGATTAAGCAATGAACACTTCAGAGTGGTGGAGCACAGAGTCTCCACAGTGCTGTTAATGACTAAAGAGCATGAACATAGTGTATTCAGCAGTTCTTATATAGTGTATCTGTGATGCTAGTTATAGTTATGGGCATGAGTCCAGCGGTTCATTTCCTGTCCCTTCTGAGTGGGGGGGTAAACACTTAGCTCCCTGAAAACatctttctattttgtttttgtttgtgtggctTATGTCTGTtcgttgggttttgttttgtgtgagttgtgttgttgttggttgtgttttgttAGCTTTTAATAATGGTAGCTTTAAAATGCTGAACTTCTTTAATGGTTGTCTAATTCATACAGAGCTAAGTTATTTTGTATTCCAATGTTCTGCTAATTTACCATTTTGATATAGTGGCATGATACTGATTTTTATTCACTACCTGCAGAAATCTACTGTAGAAGGCTGCAAAAAACAGTATTACAGGTTTGCTCTTCATGCCTATTCGTAATTTCTGTTTAGCTGTTCCTTCTTTACAAATCAAAGTGGTTTTgcggtgttttttttttttaatgaaggaaTTAATGTTGTTTCCTCACAAACTTAAGGAAATATATGAGGAAATTCCTCATTTAAATTATTGAAGATAatcatggagtggtttgggttggaagggaccttacagatcgtctagttccagcCACTCTCTGCTGCCCCTCCCCTGGGCATGGCGGAGTTgaaactagaccaggttgctcaaagcgccattcagtctggccttgaacactgccagggatggggcaaccacagcttctctgggcaacctgtgccagtgtctcacgaTGTTATAcgaaataatttctttgtaatgtctaatctaaatctatgtTATACTTCAGATAAGACTGAAATTAATGTCTTTTTTCTAGGTTAGAACCACAGAGTTACCAGCTTCCAGAGGAGGATCATCTAAGAGATCTCAAGGCTGCAACAGCAGAAGCTATGTAAGCAGTGAGACCTTTTAGTGTATAGATATTGGGCTTTGTtagaaaaatgatttttttttcttaattcattACGTACATGTAAGTGTAATGCTCTTAATGTCTATTAACATGATCTGAAATGATCTCATTTGGTTAGTTATTTGTTTCCCCTGTTTAAAGCTGAGCAAAACCCACTAAAGGCTTATTTAGGCACTCTAATGTTACCTTTTTGTCCTAACTGCAaacatagtttaaaaaaaaaaaaacaaaaacaaaaaaccagaacCAAACCCatgtaacaaagaaaaatccattcTGAAAGAAACCTTTGGGAACTTGGAATGTACTAAGATAAAATGTAGACAGCTTGAGTAGCTTAAATTCTGTTTGATGCActcaaacccacaaaaccccaacTAAGTCAAGTTTAGGAGTATGCTTTGAGTTACACAAAATACACATAATATTTCACTTGTGACATCTTATAACTGTTAAGCAAATTagcaaacttcttttttttttttttatgctttagAGCCAAATTCCAGGATCCCCTGGTTTTGTTAGAACCACAGTGTATGAGACGGGTTTTGCAGGAATGGCTTGTCTGTCTAGAAGAGAAGTTTGGCAGCAAAGAGCATTCTGCTTCTGCTATCAAGAACCACAAGACTGTGTGTGCTGAAGAACAGAATGCAGTTCTGCAAGCAAACCTACGAGTAGGTCCAACTGATGGAGACCAAAAAGACAAAGAATGGAGTAGTATCTTAGAAAACtacactgaaaaggaaaatactgaagaaactTGTGTAAGCAAGGCTATGTGTGAAAATAGTACTGATTTTAAGGGACCTTTGGACTGTGGCTTTCAAGTGTCTCCTCCATGTGTCATAGAACCAGATGTTCAGAAAGATCTTTTTGAATTGacaacactgtgttttgaaatgtctgtgttttcttGTGGAAGTGGTGATGCTGAGGAAAGTTCTGATGGGAGTCTGCCACTAGCAGCTTCGTGGACCTCGGCTTGTAGATTTATGCGAAGctacttctttcttttggaTTTAAAAAGACTAAAGCAATGTATTATAACCATACATGCAAACAGTCCTAATGTATGGAAAACATACATCGCAGGCTTGAAAGGTAACTAATGACAATTTTATTACTGGTAAACTGAAAGTAAGAGTGCTTAGGAGAAAAAAGTCAAGAAGCTTGAAGACACTCCCATTTGTGTCTGCATATTTTCCATCTGCAGATGTAGTGTGGGAGGGGGAGGATGGTTGGGGTGTGAGaggttttgttccatttttggTTTATTCAGTTGGCTGTTTTTCCCTCCAAAGGCTAACTTACGAAGAATTGCATTTCCTCTCCGACATTTTGCAATTCTGAACCTTGTAATTTATATGGAGTTTATTGATTGAACGCTGTAGTGATTACAGACCAGacctatttaaaaacaaatgtgcTTCAAAGAGCAAAGCATCTGAATTAGAATCAGATCTTTGTGGAAACAAGGAAGAAGCAAGGGGAGGGGCTTTGGTATTTGCACTGGAAACAGAAGATTCTTTAAGCTTCTAGAGGAATGTGGTTAAACAAAACTGAATGGAGTAGATGGTTCTGTGCAAATGAGTACCTTATGATCACTTCAGACTTCCTTTGTCCACAGAAATCATTTCTGATCTTTTTGATGCCTCTTTAGCTTTATTGAACCAAAGCTTCCTGATTATGTTGgaaaacagaactttttttGTCTACGTTCAGCTTCTGCTTTATGCATTTTTTACAAAAGTGAATTCAAGTCTTAGCATTGATTTGGTGCAAACAGTAGTTGAACAACAGAATCTTGTTTTGAGGGTTGGCATCTAATATTTGGGTTTCTGGGAATCTGTTCACTATTTGGATTTGAACAGCCTTAGAAGTGAAAGTAATGTATGTGTTCCTTGTTTGTCCCCATTTTGACTGTCCTTGTTGCCTGTAGATTAGTATCTGTATTTCATCAGGATGGAGGTTCATGCTGAATTCTACATTCTGTGATGTCAGTGTCCAAGCTGAAGTTTTTATTTATAGAGGCAAATTGTAAAATACAAAAACTGCTCCAGATCTGCATTATATTCAGCAAGCCATAAGTCCTGCAGTGGGCTagggtttgtgtttttgtttttgttgttttatttttccacacaagagaaaaattaacatCTTAGAAgtctgaaggaaaggaaaatacatctaGAGTATTATTCCATACCTTAATCGTATCATTTCGTAACTGCAATTTGCTGTAAGCGCAGATGAGTGATGTCGATTTCTATGAAATGAACATGTAGGAACTGTTCACTTGTTAGCTAGAGTTATCTTGTTGTTAGAGTTAGTGGTAACTCTTGTCCTTACGCTTAGcaacagctctgtgtgtgtgtgaattaaAAAACACCAACTTGCCCTGACCTTGTAACTTGTGCGTTTATTTCAGAACTAACTTGCCATAGCCCAGTGGCTTtagcaatggaaaatgaagatatgttgaaaatactgaaacagcTGCAAGACCTGGGGCCTTGGGATGATAGCCCACTCTTACTGGTACATGCTCAAAGGTTTGTAGCtaagtgggttttgtttggttagtTTTCTTCAGCTCACTGAATATTTCATGAAGCTGTCTGGAAATCTTTCATACAGATCAGCTTTCAGTGCCATCTTGAACTTGCAAGAGATCTTGGAAAATTATAACTTGctgtttttcccctctctttagGCTTTACGAAAGATTTGGGGAAACAGCTCTTCGGCCCTTGATCAAGTTCCACCCCTCCCTCTTGCCCTCTGATATCGAACAGCTTTGCAGGAATGATCCAGCTCACTTTTTAGCATATTTAGATAGTCTGGTGAAATCAAAGCCAGAGGATAAAAGGTAAAGGGAATACAGAATCTTTTTAATCTGTCTGCTGTCTTAATTATGCAGctctgtggggtttgtttggttttggcctTTGGAGgctttttttactctttctgtaTCTATCTTGATGTTCTTCAGCAATAGATTCCAGTTCATTCTACCAGTTTTAGTTGGTCTCagtgttggttgggtttttgttgttttttgttgttttgttttggtgttttttttttttctcagatcaGATGCTaggtttaaaagggtttttcTAAAAAATGCTTGCAATGGAGCTGACTATTTTTGGTCTAAGGTCAGACAGCATTCTTAAAACAAC
The Lathamus discolor isolate bLatDis1 chromosome 6, bLatDis1.hap1, whole genome shotgun sequence DNA segment above includes these coding regions:
- the HPS5 gene encoding BLOC-2 complex member HPS5 isoform X1, with protein sequence MWEKYQPSRLTHQNKGREKFWKIGNKERDGEFGACFFPAGKNSGNQQPLIYCARPGSRMWEVNFDGEVQSTHQFKQLLSSPPLPVVSLRLDPHYTSSSCSPQSLSFPKLLYLSEHCVMTWTERGIYIFLPQSVQVLLWSEVKDIQDIAVYKSELFCLHTNGKVVHLSLLLVDRCIERLMRRGFWTLAARVCCLFQNAIISCRARKNLPLDRLEHLKSQLDASTQQDLTLQLEELISKLEPLDSACSSRRSSISSHESFSVLDSGIYRVISRRGSQSDEDSNSLHSQTFSEDERLKEFPAHQEDEQVELDNVSHTSVTVEADRNETFLPFSIPLSFRSPSPLVSLQAVKESVSSFVRKTTEKIGTLHISPDARGRQEAKDDEQLQELNVNLEAPPQEKKELEPQSYQLPEEDHLRDLKAATAEAIAKFQDPLVLLEPQCMRRVLQEWLVCLEEKFGSKEHSASAIKNHKTVCAEEQNAVLQANLRVGPTDGDQKDKEWSSILENYTEKENTEETCVSKAMCENSTDFKGPLDCGFQVSPPCVIEPDVQKDLFELTTLCFEMSVFSCGSGDAEESSDGSLPLAASWTSACRFMRSYFFLLDLKRLKQCIITIHANSPNVWKTYIAGLKELTCHSPVALAMENEDMLKILKQLQDLGPWDDSPLLLVHAQRLYERFGETALRPLIKFHPSLLPSDIEQLCRNDPAHFLAYLDSLVKSKPEDKRSSLLRSLLQPESVRLDWLCLAVSHDAPQRANTVDAEGNPRPRSHLFTWGYSQLILLLIKLPANFATKEKMTDICKSHGFWTGYLFLCLELDRRIEAFTSIAHLDDLSLLNGEDGSIPETIEEWKFLLHLAQNHSTAFHHHGPQNGNAVGSSSPSCPDCITVENVALLLAKAVGPNRALPLLQECGLTLELSERFTGVCEILRIAEKRQRALIQSMLERCDRFLWSQQA
- the HPS5 gene encoding BLOC-2 complex member HPS5 isoform X2; its protein translation is MASAPVIPDSYNHVLAELECLDPLLSALRLDSGRLKCTCIDVSKRWLALGSSGGGLNLIQKDGWKQRLFLAHKEGAVSQVACCLHDEDYVAVATSQGLIVVWELNQERRGKPERIYVSSEHKGRKVTALRWDTAALRVFVGDHVGKVSAIKINTSKQGKAAATFVMFPVQIITTIDSRVVQLDYLDGRLLISSLTRTYLCDTERQKFWKIGNKERDGEFGACFFPAGKNSGNQQPLIYCARPGSRMWEVNFDGEVQSTHQFKQLLSSPPLPVVSLRLDPHYTSSSCSPQSLSFPKLLYLSEHCVMTWTERGIYIFLPQSVQVLLWSEVKDIQDIAVYKSELFCLHTNGKVVHLSLLLVDRCIERLMRRGFWTLAARVCCLFQNAIISCRARKNLPLDRLEHLKSQLDASTQQDLTLQLEELISKLEPLDSACSSRRSSISSHESFSVLDSGIYRVISRRGSQSDEDSNSLHSQTFSEDERLKEFPAHQEDEQVELDNVSHTSVTVEADRNETFLPFSIPLSFRSPSPLVSLQAVKESVSSFVRKTTEKIGTLHISPDARGRQEAKDDEQLQELNVNLEAPPQEKKELEPQSYQLPEEDHLRDLKAATAEAIAKFQDPLVLLEPQCMRRVLQEWLVCLEEKFGSKEHSASAIKNHKTVCAEEQNAVLQANLRVGPTDGDQKDKEWSSILENYTEKENTEETCVSKAMCENSTDFKGPLDCGFQVSPPCVIEPDVQKDLFELTTLCFEMSVFSCGSGDAEESSDGSLPLAASWTSACRFMRSYFFLLDLKRLKQCIITIHANSPNVWKTYIAGLKELTCHSPVALAMENEDMLKILKQLQDLGPWDDSPLLLVHAQRLYERFGETALRPLIKFHPSLLPSDIEQLCRNDPAHFLAYLDSLVKSKPEDKRSSLLRSLLQPESVRLDWLCLAVSHDAPQRANTVDAEGNPRPRSHLFTWGYSQLILLLIKLPANFATKEKMTDICKSHGFWTGYLFLCLELDRRIEAFTSIAHLDDLSLLNGEDGSIPETIEEWKFLLHLAQNHSTAFHHHGPQNGNAVGSSSPSCPDCITVENVALLLAKAVGPNRALPLLQECGLTLELSERFTGVCEILRIAEKRQRALIQSMLERCDRFLWSQQA